In Streptomyces sp. SN-593, a single genomic region encodes these proteins:
- a CDS encoding sulfurtransferase, whose amino-acid sequence MEPIITAAELAAAPASTAVLDVRYAMGGPSGHGEYAAGHIPGARYVDLDTALAGAPGPRGRHPLPDTGVFGAAMRAAGVGAQTDVVLYDDWNGWGPARAWWLLRWAGHERVRVLDGGLAAWKAAGLPLSTAEPAPGDGDFVPRPGALPVLDAAGAAALARRGLLLDARAGERYRGETEPIDPVAGHIPGAVSAPTTENVTSDGLFRAPAELAARFGALGATPGAEVGVYCGSGVSATHEILALAVAGVPAALYVGSWSEWGADPSRPVATGAQPG is encoded by the coding sequence ATGGAACCCATCATCACCGCGGCCGAACTGGCCGCGGCGCCCGCCTCCACCGCCGTGCTCGACGTCCGCTACGCGATGGGCGGGCCGTCCGGGCACGGCGAGTACGCGGCGGGCCACATCCCCGGCGCCCGCTACGTGGACCTGGACACCGCGCTCGCCGGGGCGCCCGGCCCGCGCGGACGCCACCCGCTGCCCGACACCGGGGTGTTCGGCGCCGCGATGCGCGCGGCCGGGGTCGGCGCGCAGACCGACGTGGTGCTCTACGACGACTGGAACGGCTGGGGTCCGGCCCGCGCGTGGTGGCTGCTGCGCTGGGCGGGACACGAGCGGGTCCGGGTGCTGGACGGCGGCCTGGCGGCGTGGAAGGCCGCGGGGCTGCCGCTGAGCACCGCGGAACCCGCGCCGGGGGACGGGGACTTCGTGCCGCGGCCCGGTGCCCTGCCGGTGCTCGACGCGGCCGGTGCGGCCGCACTCGCCCGCCGCGGGCTGCTGCTGGACGCACGGGCGGGAGAGCGGTACCGCGGCGAGACCGAGCCGATCGACCCGGTCGCCGGCCACATCCCGGGCGCGGTGAGCGCCCCCACGACGGAGAACGTCACCTCGGACGGGCTCTTCCGCGCCCCCGCCGAACTCGCCGCGCGGTTCGGCGCCCTGGGCGCGACGCCCGGCGCCGAGGTGGGCGTCTACTGCGGCTCCGGCGTGTCCGCGACGCACGAGATCCTCGCGCTCGCCGTCGCGGGCGTCCCGGCGGCGCTGTACGTCGGCTCCTGGAGCGAGTGGGGCGCCGACCCCTCCCGTCCGGTGGCCACGGGCGCGCAGCCGGGCTGA
- the sepH gene encoding septation protein SepH, with amino-acid sequence MTSAGTTREVTVPELRVVAVSNDGTRLVLKAADSTEYTLPIDERLRAAVRNDRARLGQIEIEVESHLRPRDIQARIRAGASAEEVAQLGGIPVERVRRFEGPVLAERAFMAERARKTPVRRQGETTGPQLGEAVAERLLLRGAEKDTVLWDSWRRDDGTWEVLLVYQVAGEPHSACWTYDPPRRLVQAVDDEARALIGETAQTQGQEPSFPFVPRIARLPRDRPLDRPGGERPDRTDRADREARAEEQSEERDSLTSLLEAVPSFRGDMVVPAPPVPPDSAPAEEAQEEEPEEAAPAASAGAGSAYADVLMPRAVAGHRDRLKGTTDRQAEADGVRPGRRATVPSWDEIVFGSRRKKQE; translated from the coding sequence GTGACGTCGGCAGGCACCACCCGGGAGGTAACCGTGCCCGAACTGCGGGTCGTGGCCGTCAGCAACGACGGCACCCGACTGGTGCTCAAGGCTGCCGACAGCACGGAGTACACCCTCCCGATCGACGAGCGGCTGCGCGCCGCCGTGCGCAACGACCGGGCCCGGCTCGGCCAGATCGAGATCGAGGTCGAGAGCCATCTGCGGCCCCGGGACATCCAGGCGCGGATACGGGCCGGCGCCTCGGCCGAGGAGGTCGCCCAGCTCGGCGGCATCCCGGTGGAGCGGGTGCGGCGGTTCGAGGGGCCGGTGCTGGCCGAGCGGGCCTTCATGGCCGAGCGGGCCAGGAAGACCCCGGTCCGCCGCCAGGGCGAGACCACCGGGCCGCAGTTGGGCGAGGCGGTCGCCGAACGCCTGCTGCTGCGGGGCGCGGAGAAGGACACCGTGCTGTGGGACTCCTGGCGCCGCGACGACGGCACCTGGGAGGTCCTGCTGGTCTACCAGGTCGCCGGCGAACCGCACTCGGCGTGCTGGACGTACGACCCGCCGCGCCGCCTGGTGCAGGCGGTGGACGACGAGGCGCGCGCGCTGATCGGCGAGACCGCTCAGACCCAGGGCCAGGAGCCGAGCTTCCCGTTCGTGCCCCGGATCGCCCGGCTGCCCCGGGACCGGCCGCTGGACCGCCCCGGCGGCGAGCGACCGGACCGCACCGACCGGGCCGACCGCGAGGCGCGCGCCGAGGAGCAGTCGGAGGAGCGCGACTCGCTCACCAGCCTGCTCGAGGCGGTACCGAGCTTCCGTGGCGACATGGTCGTGCCCGCTCCCCCGGTTCCGCCGGACTCCGCCCCGGCGGAGGAGGCACAGGAGGAGGAGCCGGAGGAGGCCGCTCCCGCGGCCAGCGCCGGCGCGGGCTCCGCCTATGCCGACGTCCTGATGCCGCGCGCCGTGGCGGGCCACCGCGACCGTCTGAAGGGCACCACCGACCGCCAGGCCGAGGCGGACGGCGTCCGCCCGGGGCGGCGGGCCACGGTGCCGAGCTGGGACGAGATCGTCTTCGGCAGCCGCCGCAAGAAGCAGGAGTAG
- a CDS encoding ferrochelatase, giving the protein MPEERDPHAVPDRPDLPDRPDTGPYDALLLLSFGGPEGPDDVVPFLENVTRGRGIPHERLKEVGKHYFLFGGVSPINAQNRELLDALRKEFADHGVDLPIHWGNRNWAPYLTDALREIADAGHRRVLVLATSAYASYSGCRQYRENLAASLAVLAEEGRPALRVDKLRHYFNHPGFVEPMAANTLAALAALPEEVRDGARLAFTTHSIPTASADTSGPVPGHGDGGAYVAQHLETARLVADRVREATGRDRDWQLVYQSRSGAPHIPWLEPDICDHLEQQHADGAPAVVMVPIGFVSDHMEVKYDLDTEAAAKAAELGLPVTRAATVGADPRFAAAVRDLVLERAATERGAAPVRCALGALGPSHDVCPAGCCPAAVRGRQQPRPAAAGTD; this is encoded by the coding sequence ATGCCTGAAGAGCGTGACCCGCACGCCGTGCCGGACCGACCCGACCTGCCGGACCGACCGGACACCGGCCCCTACGACGCCCTGCTGCTGCTCTCCTTCGGCGGCCCGGAGGGCCCGGACGACGTGGTGCCGTTCCTGGAGAACGTCACCCGGGGGCGCGGCATCCCGCACGAACGTCTGAAGGAGGTCGGCAAGCACTACTTCCTGTTCGGCGGGGTCAGCCCCATCAACGCCCAGAACCGCGAGCTGCTGGACGCCCTGCGCAAGGAGTTCGCCGACCACGGCGTGGACCTGCCGATCCACTGGGGCAACCGCAACTGGGCGCCCTACCTGACCGACGCGCTGCGCGAGATCGCCGACGCCGGGCACCGCCGGGTACTCGTCCTGGCCACCAGCGCCTACGCGTCGTACTCCGGCTGCCGGCAGTACCGGGAGAACCTGGCCGCCTCGCTCGCCGTCCTCGCCGAGGAGGGCCGCCCGGCGCTGCGGGTCGACAAGCTGCGGCACTACTTCAACCACCCGGGCTTCGTGGAGCCGATGGCCGCCAACACGCTGGCCGCGCTGGCCGCGCTGCCCGAGGAGGTGCGCGACGGCGCGCGCCTTGCCTTCACCACGCACTCCATCCCCACCGCCTCCGCCGACACCTCGGGTCCGGTCCCGGGCCACGGCGACGGCGGCGCGTACGTCGCCCAGCACCTGGAGACCGCCCGGCTGGTCGCCGACCGGGTCCGCGAGGCCACCGGCAGGGACCGTGACTGGCAGCTCGTCTACCAGTCGCGCAGCGGTGCCCCGCACATCCCGTGGCTGGAGCCGGACATCTGCGACCACCTGGAGCAGCAGCACGCCGACGGCGCTCCCGCCGTGGTCATGGTGCCGATCGGGTTCGTCTCGGACCACATGGAGGTCAAGTACGACCTCGACACCGAGGCCGCCGCCAAGGCGGCGGAACTGGGTCTGCCGGTCACCCGCGCCGCCACCGTGGGCGCCGACCCGCGGTTCGCCGCCGCCGTGCGCGACCTGGTGCTGGAGCGCGCCGCCACCGAGCGGGGCGCGGCCCCGGTCCGCTGCGCGCTCGGCGCGTTGGGCCCGAGCCACGACGTGTGCCCCGCGGGCTGCTGCCCGGCCGCCGTCCGGGGGCGGCAGCAGCCGCGGCCCGCCGCCGCAGGAACCGACTGA
- a CDS encoding D-arabinono-1,4-lactone oxidase, with amino-acid sequence MGRTGAAPRTTSGISAPLRAREWRNWAGNVSARPGRVAAPASVDELAAVVRKAAADGLRVKAVGSGHSFTAAAATDGLLVRPEALSAIRSIDPEAGTVTVEAGVQLRQLNAALAAAGLSLRNMGDIMEQTVAGATSTGTHGTGRDSGSIAAQITALELVTADGSVLDCSADRNPEVFAAARIGLGALGVVSALTFAVEPLFLLTAREEPMSFDRVTAEFDRLVADNEHFEFYWFPHTEGCTTKRNNRSAGPAAPVPALRGWIDDELLSNGVFQAACALGRVAPAAIPGIARISSRALSARTYTDIPYKVFTSPRRVRFVEMEYAVPREAAVPVLRELKSMVERSDLRISFPVEVRVAPADDIALSTASGRDSAYVAVHMYRGSRYQEYFTAVERIMVAAGGRPHWGKMHTRDAEYLRSAYPRFEEFTALRDRLDPERLFENDYLRRVLGART; translated from the coding sequence ATGGGGCGGACCGGAGCAGCACCCAGGACCACCAGCGGCATCTCGGCACCCTTGAGGGCGAGGGAGTGGCGTAACTGGGCGGGTAACGTCTCGGCGCGCCCCGGGCGGGTCGCCGCGCCCGCGTCGGTCGACGAACTCGCCGCGGTGGTGCGCAAGGCAGCCGCGGACGGACTGCGGGTGAAGGCGGTCGGCTCCGGCCACTCCTTCACCGCAGCCGCGGCCACCGACGGGCTGCTGGTGCGGCCCGAGGCGCTGTCCGCGATCAGGTCGATCGACCCCGAGGCCGGCACCGTCACCGTGGAGGCGGGGGTGCAACTGCGGCAGCTCAACGCGGCGCTGGCCGCCGCCGGGCTGTCGCTGCGGAACATGGGCGACATCATGGAGCAGACCGTGGCCGGCGCCACCAGCACCGGTACCCATGGCACCGGCCGCGACTCCGGCTCGATCGCCGCCCAGATCACCGCGCTCGAACTGGTCACCGCCGACGGGTCGGTGCTCGACTGCTCGGCCGACCGGAACCCCGAGGTGTTCGCCGCCGCCCGGATCGGCCTCGGCGCGCTCGGCGTGGTCAGCGCCCTCACCTTCGCGGTGGAGCCGCTGTTCCTGCTCACCGCCCGGGAGGAGCCGATGAGCTTCGACCGGGTGACGGCGGAGTTCGACCGGCTCGTCGCGGACAACGAACACTTCGAGTTCTACTGGTTCCCGCACACCGAGGGCTGCACCACCAAGCGCAACAACCGCTCCGCGGGCCCGGCCGCCCCCGTGCCCGCGCTGCGCGGCTGGATCGACGACGAACTGCTGTCCAACGGCGTCTTCCAGGCCGCCTGCGCGCTCGGCAGGGTGGCCCCGGCGGCGATCCCGGGGATCGCGAGGATCTCCAGCCGCGCGCTGTCGGCCCGGACGTACACCGACATCCCCTACAAGGTCTTCACCAGCCCGCGCCGGGTCCGGTTCGTCGAGATGGAGTACGCGGTGCCGCGGGAGGCCGCGGTGCCGGTTCTGCGGGAGTTGAAGTCCATGGTGGAGCGGTCCGACCTGCGGATCAGCTTCCCGGTGGAGGTACGGGTGGCTCCGGCCGACGACATCGCGCTGTCCACCGCCTCCGGCCGGGACAGCGCCTACGTCGCGGTGCACATGTACCGGGGCAGCCGCTACCAGGAGTACTTCACCGCCGTCGAGCGGATCATGGTCGCGGCGGGCGGCCGTCCGCACTGGGGCAAGATGCACACCCGGGACGCGGAGTACCTGCGCTCGGCCTACCCGCGCTTCGAGGAGTTCACCGCGCTGCGCGACCGGCTCGACCCCGAGCGGCTGTTCGAGAACGACTACCTGCGCCGGGTGCTGGGTGCCCGCACGTGA
- a CDS encoding thymidine kinase: MSELVFFSGTMDCGKSTLALQIIHNRTARGLQAVIFTRDDRAGQGKLSSRLGLVTDAVEVADDMDLYGHLIGVISRGGRVDYVVVDEAQFLAPVQIDQLARVVDELDLDVYAFGITTDFRTRLFPGSQRLMELADRIEALQVEALCWCGARATHNARTIGGVMVVEGAQVVIGDVDRAAEVGYEVLCRRHHRRRMTSASAAVGSLSPDVLPVNNHG; the protein is encoded by the coding sequence ATGTCCGAGCTGGTCTTCTTCTCCGGAACGATGGACTGCGGCAAGAGCACCCTCGCGTTGCAGATCATCCACAACCGCACCGCCCGCGGCCTCCAGGCGGTGATCTTCACCCGGGACGACCGCGCCGGGCAGGGCAAGCTCTCCTCCCGGCTCGGCCTGGTCACCGACGCCGTCGAGGTGGCCGACGACATGGACCTGTACGGCCACCTGATCGGGGTGATCAGCCGCGGCGGCCGGGTGGACTACGTCGTGGTCGACGAGGCACAGTTCCTCGCCCCGGTGCAGATCGACCAGCTCGCCCGGGTGGTGGACGAACTCGACCTGGACGTCTACGCGTTCGGTATCACCACCGACTTCCGCACCCGGCTCTTCCCGGGCTCGCAGCGGCTGATGGAGCTGGCCGACCGGATCGAGGCGCTCCAGGTCGAGGCCCTGTGCTGGTGCGGTGCCCGCGCCACCCACAACGCCCGCACCATAGGCGGCGTCATGGTCGTCGAGGGCGCCCAGGTGGTGATCGGCGACGTGGACCGCGCCGCGGAGGTCGGCTACGAGGTACTGTGCCGCCGCCACCACCGGCGCCGCATGACGAGCGCGTCCGCCGCCGTGGGCTCCCTCTCGCCGGACGTGCTGCCGGTCAACAACCACGGTTGA
- a CDS encoding response regulator transcription factor, producing MRVLVVEDEQLLADAVATGLRREAMAVDVVYDGGAALERIGVNDYDVVVLDRDLPVVHGDEVCRQVVGLGLPMRVLMLTAAGDVSDRVEGLELGADDYLPKPFAFTELTARVRALGRRTTAALPPVLERSGIRLDPNRREAFRDGREVHLAPKEFAVLEVLMRSEGSVVSAEQLLEKAWDENTDPFTNVVRVTVMTLRRKLGEPPVIVTVPGSGYRI from the coding sequence TTGCGCGTACTGGTCGTCGAGGACGAGCAACTGCTCGCCGATGCGGTTGCCACCGGCCTGCGCCGCGAAGCCATGGCCGTCGACGTGGTCTACGACGGCGGTGCCGCCCTGGAGCGGATCGGCGTCAACGACTACGACGTGGTGGTGCTCGACCGCGACCTGCCGGTGGTGCACGGCGACGAGGTGTGCCGCCAGGTCGTCGGCCTCGGGCTGCCGATGCGGGTGCTCATGCTCACCGCGGCGGGCGACGTCAGCGACCGCGTCGAGGGCCTCGAACTGGGCGCCGACGACTACCTGCCCAAGCCCTTCGCCTTCACCGAGCTGACCGCCCGGGTACGCGCGCTCGGGCGGCGTACGACGGCCGCCCTGCCGCCGGTGCTGGAGCGTTCCGGCATCCGGCTGGACCCCAACCGCCGGGAGGCGTTCCGCGACGGCAGGGAGGTCCACCTCGCGCCCAAGGAATTCGCCGTCCTGGAGGTCCTGATGCGCAGCGAGGGCTCGGTGGTCTCCGCCGAGCAACTGCTGGAGAAGGCCTGGGACGAGAACACCGACCCCTTCACCAACGTGGTGCGGGTCACCGTGATGACGCTGCGCCGCAAGCTGGGCGAGCCGCCGGTCATCGTCACGGTGCCCGGCTCCGGATACCGGATCTGA
- a CDS encoding inositol monophosphatase family protein produces MSTPATGPAAADEPPAATEDAAGPAAGEDTAGEDTAGEDTTGATGPAATGEDAELLAIALEAARRAGALLRDGRPADLGVAATKSSPIDVVTEMDIAAEKLITAYIGRLRPEDGFLGEEGASRAGTSGVRWVIDPLDGTVNYLYGLPSWSVSIAAERDGETVVGVVEAPMRRETYQAVRGGGAYVGTVRARCRPAPDFEHALVATGFSYLRERRVAMAEVVKGLLPQVRDIRRAGSAAIDLADVGCGRLDAYYERGLNPWDLAAGDLFAREAGALTGGRPGERPSGELAVAAPPGLFEPLQRRLDELGAWHD; encoded by the coding sequence ATGAGCACACCCGCCACCGGCCCGGCGGCCGCGGACGAGCCGCCCGCCGCCACCGAGGACGCCGCCGGCCCCGCCGCCGGCGAGGACACCGCCGGCGAGGACACCGCCGGCGAGGACACGACCGGAGCGACCGGTCCGGCCGCCACCGGCGAGGACGCCGAACTGCTCGCCATCGCGCTGGAGGCCGCCCGCAGGGCCGGCGCCCTGCTGCGCGACGGCCGCCCCGCGGACCTGGGCGTCGCCGCCACCAAGTCCAGCCCGATCGACGTCGTGACCGAGATGGACATCGCCGCCGAGAAGCTGATCACCGCCTACATCGGCCGGCTGCGCCCCGAGGACGGCTTCCTCGGCGAGGAGGGCGCGAGCCGCGCCGGAACCAGCGGCGTGCGCTGGGTGATCGACCCGCTCGACGGCACGGTGAACTACCTCTACGGCCTGCCCTCCTGGTCGGTGAGCATCGCCGCGGAACGGGACGGCGAGACCGTCGTCGGCGTCGTGGAGGCCCCGATGCGCCGTGAGACCTACCAGGCGGTGCGCGGCGGCGGCGCCTACGTCGGGACCGTGCGGGCCCGCTGCCGCCCCGCCCCCGACTTCGAGCACGCCCTGGTCGCCACCGGCTTCAGCTACCTGCGCGAACGCCGGGTCGCGATGGCCGAGGTGGTCAAGGGCCTGCTGCCGCAGGTCCGCGACATCCGCCGGGCCGGCTCGGCGGCGATCGACCTCGCGGACGTCGGCTGCGGCCGGCTCGACGCGTACTACGAGCGCGGCCTGAACCCGTGGGACCTGGCCGCCGGCGACCTCTTCGCCCGCGAGGCCGGCGCCCTCACCGGCGGACGGCCGGGCGAGCGGCCCTCCGGGGAGCTGGCGGTGGCCGCCCCGCCCGGCCTCTTCGAGCCGCTCCAGCGCCGCCTGGACGAGCTGGGCGCCTGGCACGACTGA
- a CDS encoding MFS transporter: MTSPYRAIYRTPGAMAFSVAGLVGRMPLSMLGIGIVTMVSQVTGRYGLAGALSATLALSGAVTGPRVSRMVDRYGQRRVLRPVCAVTVVSVAGLLVCTWAGAPDWAYFVCVLGAGTTPSTGAMVRSRWSEILRGTPEKLHTAYSVEAVVDEIVFIVGPILSVGLSTGWFAEAGPLLATVFLAAGVLALTALRSTEPVPHPDAHRSAGSVLAAPGLAVLVGVFVGTGAVFGAVEVVTVAFADERGHKALASVVLATYALGSCVAGVVFGLTRPRGTVAGRFRLGIVLMGVSMIPPLLIGNLFFLALALFFSGLTIAPTMVNAMGLVEQLVPRGRLTEGITWTSTGLAVGVAAGAALAGRVIDAHGARAAFWVGTAAAVFAAAAAFLGYRRLRPAPDREEQDHDGADRSSTQDHQRHLGTLEGEGVA, translated from the coding sequence GTGACCAGCCCTTACCGAGCGATCTACCGGACCCCGGGCGCGATGGCGTTCAGCGTGGCCGGGCTGGTCGGCAGGATGCCGCTGTCGATGCTCGGCATCGGCATCGTGACGATGGTCTCCCAGGTGACCGGGAGGTACGGCCTGGCCGGCGCGCTGTCGGCCACGCTGGCGCTGTCGGGCGCCGTGACCGGCCCGCGCGTCTCCCGCATGGTCGACCGGTACGGGCAGCGGCGGGTGCTGCGCCCGGTCTGCGCGGTGACGGTCGTCTCGGTCGCCGGGCTGCTGGTGTGCACGTGGGCGGGGGCGCCGGACTGGGCGTACTTCGTGTGCGTGCTGGGCGCCGGGACGACCCCGAGCACCGGCGCCATGGTGCGCTCCCGCTGGTCGGAAATCCTGCGCGGCACCCCGGAGAAGCTGCACACCGCCTACTCCGTCGAGGCGGTCGTCGACGAGATCGTGTTCATCGTCGGCCCGATCCTGTCGGTGGGCCTGAGCACCGGATGGTTCGCCGAGGCCGGACCGCTGCTGGCGACGGTGTTCCTGGCCGCGGGGGTGCTGGCGCTGACCGCGCTGCGGTCCACCGAGCCGGTGCCGCACCCGGACGCGCACCGGTCGGCCGGCTCGGTGCTGGCCGCGCCCGGACTGGCGGTGCTGGTCGGGGTGTTCGTCGGCACCGGCGCGGTCTTCGGGGCGGTGGAGGTGGTCACCGTCGCGTTCGCCGACGAGCGCGGCCACAAGGCGCTGGCGAGCGTGGTGCTGGCGACCTATGCGCTCGGTTCGTGCGTGGCCGGGGTGGTGTTCGGGCTGACCCGGCCGCGCGGGACGGTCGCCGGGCGGTTCAGGCTGGGCATAGTGCTGATGGGGGTGAGTATGATCCCGCCACTACTGATAGGGAATCTTTTTTTCCTGGCATTGGCGCTGTTCTTCTCCGGCCTGACCATCGCCCCCACGATGGTGAACGCGATGGGCCTGGTCGAACAGCTCGTACCCCGGGGGCGGTTGACCGAGGGCATCACGTGGACCAGCACGGGTCTCGCGGTCGGCGTCGCCGCGGGCGCCGCGCTCGCCGGTCGGGTGATCGACGCACACGGCGCCCGGGCAGCCTTCTGGGTGGGCACCGCCGCAGCGGTCTTCGCGGCCGCGGCGGCGTTCCTCGGCTACCGCCGGCTGCGGCCGGCACCGGATCGGGAGGAGCAGGACCACGATGGGGCGGACCGGAGCAGCACCCAGGACCACCAGCGGCATCTCGGCACCCTTGAGGGCGAGGGAGTGGCGTAA